DNA sequence from the Acetoanaerobium noterae genome:
ATCGTATTTTCTAAGCCTAATGCACACTTGCTCTACCATCTCTCTAAGGACGGCCATAATCTCTGCTTTAGAATCATAATCTCTCATTAGCATCTGCCCCTTGCTGTAGCTGTGGTGCTTGGATTCTACTTTTTCTGATATTCTGCTGTAATCCACACCCCAGCTGTGATAGTAAAGCTGAAGGCCCATGATTCCAAGATAACTCTTTAAAAAAAGTGGATTACTATGAGCTAGTTCATACACAGATTTTATTCCTAAATCATTTAGTTTCTTTTCATAGCCGTAAGAAATTCCCCACATATCAGTTAGCTTTGGAATCCTCCATACAGTGCGAGGCACATCCTCATAAGACCAGTAAGCAATTTGAGATTTATTATTCTTGGCTTCATTATCAAGAGCAAGCTTGGCAAGCAGAGGATTGTCTCCTATTCCAACAGACACTACTAATTTAAGCTCATCCCATATAGTTTTTTGGATTTTTCTTGCAATTTCTAGAGGCTCTCCAAATAATTTCCTAGTTGCAGAAATATCCAAAAAAGCTTCATCAATGCTGTATACTAGTAAATCCTCATCAGCTACAAACCTTCTGAAAATATCGCAGATTCTGCGATTTATTTCAAGATAAAGACTCATAGAAGGCTCTACTATCATTAGCTTTGGATCTTCTGGGATTTGAAACTTTCTGGAGCCAGTTTTAATGCCAAATTCCTTCTTTACTTTAGGAGAAGAAGCAAGAACTACTGCGCCAGGTCTTTCGAAATCAGAAATAACTATAATATAAGCATCTAAAGGATGAATCTTTCGCCGTACTGCTTCTACAGATGCAAAAAAAGACTTAACATCAATGCATAGCACATCTCTTCTAGGTAGCTTTGAATAATCTATACCTTCGCCCATATAAATCACTCCCTCATATTCATTTTAAAACAAGAACATACGTTCTGTAAAGCGTCAATAAATATAGATAAATATTTAACAATAAATTCTAAGTTTATTTAATAGTAGTGAGTTATGTTTTAAAACTCTATTTAAATTATGTATTTCATTAATTCTAGACAATTTGCAATAAATGCAATATTCCGCTAATTTTAAACATACAAAAAATAAAGAATAAATTCATTAGATTAAATATTTCGAGTATAACGATTTGAGTAAAATTTTGCATTATATTGTTGCAAAAATAACATACTAGTTTTATAATTAATCCGTATAAAAAATATTATATGCCACACTAATGTTTTTTATATTACAAATATTTAAAATTTAAAAAATTCTAAACATTACGAAAGGAATGAAGAAATTGAGTACAGATAACTCTAAAAAGTTAACACTGGTATCATTAATACTTATGATTTTTACTTCAGTGTTCGGATTTGCGAACATGCCTAGATCGTTTTTCCTTATGGGATACGGTGCTATTCCTTGGTACATAATCTCTGCAATCACATTCTTTATACCATTTGCTTTTATGATGGCGGAATACGGAGCAGCTTTCAAAAATGAAAAAGGTGGCATTTATTCATGGATGGAAAAATCTGTAGGACCTAAATACGCTTTCGTAGGAACATTTATGTGGTATGCTTCATACATAATTTGGATGGTAAACGTAGGCTCTGGAATATGGGTAGTATTCTCAAATGCTATCTTCGGAACTGATACTACATCTACATGGTCATTATTTGGACTTTCATCAACACAAACCTTAGGAATTCTTGGAATCCTATGGGTATTTATGGTTACTTTTGTATCTACAAAAGGACTTGATAAAA
Encoded proteins:
- a CDS encoding Y-family DNA polymerase; this encodes MGEGIDYSKLPRRDVLCIDVKSFFASVEAVRRKIHPLDAYIIVISDFERPGAVVLASSPKVKKEFGIKTGSRKFQIPEDPKLMIVEPSMSLYLEINRRICDIFRRFVADEDLLVYSIDEAFLDISATRKLFGEPLEIARKIQKTIWDELKLVVSVGIGDNPLLAKLALDNEAKNNKSQIAYWSYEDVPRTVWRIPKLTDMWGISYGYEKKLNDLGIKSVYELAHSNPLFLKSYLGIMGLQLYYHSWGVDYSRISEKVESKHHSYSKGQMLMRDYDSKAEIMAVLREMVEQVCIRLRKYDMTCEAVSLYISFSKHETSFGFKKTKKLPRATNHTSEIALYFDAIFEENWRGELVRQINVSCEEVKPAEAYQLDLFGSIQSEKTNKIDNIIDEIREKYGKTSVFRAYNLSHGSTFLHRSGYVGGHKGASSLNKEEKK